A region of the Centropristis striata isolate RG_2023a ecotype Rhode Island chromosome 20, C.striata_1.0, whole genome shotgun sequence genome:
TTCAGTTAAAACCAATCTATCCTCACCGCTGGAAACTGATGATTTGCGAGAAACTCTTTTGCTaagttgacacacacacacacacacacacacacacatatacacacacacacacacacacacacacatacacaattttcccCCATCCACCCACACATAGCACACACACTACGACTGCTACAACTTAATGCGTGTGTCTGTGCTTCATAATAGTCCATTAGTgtgcagtaaaaacacaaattagtTGAGATGAAGAGACAGACCCACTGGGGTTCAGAGCTAATATGcagtacaaaacacacacagacacacacacactcatagtgTGTCAATAAAGACGTTTAACTGATGTATTACTGAGTCTTTGCACAGCAATGTTGAACATTTAATTTCCTTCTATAAGAGCTTCTCtctgtatttaaatgtgtttattactgTATACTTTTTGCGTGtgtttgcatttgtgtgtgtgtaactgtgtgtccCACAGAGTAATGAAGGATGCAGAaaggaaaaatgcaaaataagagCGGGGGAAAGAATCTGACAGATGTTCTTTGGCCTTTTGCATTGCCGAGAGACAGGAAGCGAGACAGCaggtggagagaggagaggtcacAGACGTAATTAATTGCTCCTTTTCACTCCTCGGAGTAAAAAGCAGAGATGATTATGCGTCTCTCCTTTAAACACAGGTATTGAGAGAAAAGCAGAGAGCAAAGAAGTGTCATCAGAGTAATATTGTGTTCAAATTGCAGAGAGctggaaggaaaggaaaaagtAGTTTCCCATCGGAGTGAAGCTAAGAAAAGAGCGGCTGCTCGCTGAGGGCCGTTAGAGACAGGTTTCAGTGTCTGTGTTTCGAAGTCACTGCTGGTGTCTTCATGCATATGTTGCTCTCAGATAACAGCTGGAATGCCTCCATCTGTAATTGTAGTCTGGTGGCCTGCAGAGAAGACAGAAATGTCAGCAGGGCTCGACGGCAAATTGCCAGAGCAGCTTTTTCCAGATTGTTTGTGTGGGCTGGGATGGTCTTTTTACttttgtgtgtgctttcagAATGCGTGTTTGGGTTTATTTGGCagttatttcacatttaatggtgtgtgtgtttgtgtggagtgTGGAGTGAACTTATGTCTGTTGATTTGAGACAAGTAGTGTTCAAAATTACACCGTTTTTTTTCAGCAGAGAACTATTTTTGGGCATGAGGGGTCGGAGAGTCCTGCATATAAACAGACACATACATGAATTTGTCAACTTACATTACAAAAATATACTATCAATACATTCCATTTcatacagagaaacagagaaaatattcaCCATTGcaagtttttttattcttgtttatttttttctttttgctctcTGCTGAGAAACTATAAATGTGCAAATGATGGACAGACAATAGTTtgcagaatgaataaaaataaatccactAACAGCCAGAAGATGCTGACTTGAAAGAATGCAAACAATAAGTAACATGTGTTGAATGCACAACTATGCACGGATGACCGCAGGAGAAATAGGCAGCATTGTGTTTATTAGACAAATTATCGAAACTGttatgcacaaacaaacaagcatgtTGATAAATGCTtaaatatttgcatatatttgttCCATAAACCTAtatgtaaagtaaaaaaacaaatttctatagaaaagaaaaaacatttgcacCTGCTAAATTTACAAATGAGGCTTTCTGGAGAGAGGTATTATAATCCTTGTGGACAACTGTCCAATTATTGTCCAATTGTTGTCCTGCAAGACTGTAAAGAGAAATATGTCTTATTAATATGCAGTGCCTTTTAATTACATAGAAATGTGAAAGTGAACTACTTACTGTAGTAAAATTAACTTaactacaacaaaaaacaaaacagtgaagTTTCAGaccataaaaccaaaataatttcTTGAAGATGCTAAAATAATgctctattgtttttttaatgtgttggaTAATAGCCTCCAAGCTACAAATATGAGTATTTACTCCAAAGATTACTGCAGGAGTGAAACTGACTAACGGATTGTTTCCATCCAGCATCACATAATTACCATTTAGACCTCCCAGCTTGGGAATAAACTTTCTTGGCCTTTTCCATGTTACCTTTTCATTAGTTGTATCAATAAAGACTTTTTCTGTACAATCTGCACAACCTTCCCTCAGTCAGTTTCCACACCCGCTGTTTGCTGCAGAGAAAGGTGTtaaaaacaatgaagaaaaagGTTTGACAGCTCAATTTGTCCTTGCAGCAAACAGGTGATGGCCGTTTGCCTGCACCTGCAGACCGCTGCAGCTCTCCTGGAGCCACAATTGATCACTGTGCAATGCAATCACTGTGGGGAGCCATACTACACACTTTAGTGCTTTCAGTTTCTCTTTTTCACCGTAATTCCAGTTGAAAactaacataaataaactgGATTTCTTAACCTTTATGTATTGTCCTTCAACTAAATGAACAGAGGATGCTGAAGAATTAATTTAATACCTGTTTAGATGATTAAATCACCCTTTTCTTGCCAGTACTTCTACTGTACTATTTGTTTTCTGCTAGAAATTGAGCGTGCAGATAGAGAAATGTGTGACATTTTGCACAAAACTGCacaaatttgtatatatttgaaTTAACTCATGATCCGGCATTAAACAGGAGGGGAAACTCTGTTGGTCAGCACTGTGGCAAACTCCAGGTGAGAAAGTGACTGAATAATTAAGAGGAAGCCTCTCCAAACCGTTCAGGAAAGAAGCAGAGCATTCAAACTTGAGGATTGCTGCTGTGAAAATAACTCAGTTTGACTGTGTGAGAATTCGTCCCCTCCCTAAATCGCACACACATAAGTAATGAAGTCACCCAGACTCATTTAAAGCATATCGATACTCTTGTCATGTCACAACCCAGCAGCAGTGACTCACCACCTACTTAACTTTGGGGTCGCAAACTCTGGCTGCAAAACAAACCATATTGAAAAACGATCTCTCCTTGTTTGCCAAATCGCCTTGGATTCTCATCGATTTTTTTGCGAGACGTTTGCTGTTGACTGATCAAGTGGAGATTAAACGCCTCACTGAGTGGCACAGCTACTCGTTGTCTCCACTCCCATCTCTCTGTGGCTCTCCTCTGGCCCTTCAATTTCTCCAGCTCTCTTCACCAAAAACCAGTTATCATCACACAAACAAATCCCTGAGAGTGTGATAAGTAGGGATAGGACACACACAAAGTGTCTCTCAGAGTACTGAACACAATGATAGGGCAGAATTAAGACCTATATCgaactctgtttttatttctttgtctgCTTCCCTTGCAAGAGTTTTTGACCTTACCAACacagtctttgtgtgtgtgtgtgtgtgtgtgtgcatccatCCTTTCCAGCCCTCTGCTATTACCACTAACTACTCCAGGCCACAGTAGTTCAGGTATTGATTTTCCTCCTTGTTcgttctgtttttctgtccccTCCAAACCACTCCCTTGAgagggtgtgtgagtgtgcatgctCTCGTACATTTTATCTTTCTGTCTGCGGGCCAATTTCAGTTTTAGAGTGTTTTCTGGTTAGATGCGAAagtgcattttctttttaaccgGCGCCTACTTtgtgcaataacaataaagttAATCGTGAGTCCATTTATTTCGACGGGGGTCCtcacaagaaaagaaatacaaatgtgtttgtttgaatcCACCCTTACGACTCCCATCTGTTGCACTgcttacaacaacaacaaaaacacacttttagtCACTTGTCTTAATTAAGCTTTTAGCAAACGAATCAGGGAAAATTTATTTTATAGTGACTTAATATTTAAAGATGCATAAATATCTTTTTACACATCATTGTAAAGCTTTTATTATAATCCATCTACCAGTCCCATCTTCATGACATTGGCGACAAcagaatttgacttttttccttGAACACTAGGATAGGGCAAATTCTGAATGCCTCATATGCCCttataaatataactttatattgATCTGATGTGCTTGATAGTGTCATCATAAAGAGCACAAAAGAgctttaatttgataataatatgaataacaACAATTACAAGATTTATTATAAGAATAAACTTAACTTGTGAAGTGTGTGTTATGACTTCAGTAATCACCTCAATATATGTGTATGCAGTCAGTGGGcacaagttaaaataagatgttaaattaagttaaaatggCATAGAGATGATAAACTGCAGTAGGTGTGTTACATGTTTAtgaggaagagaaaagagagagtaaAAAAATTAGTAAGAGGGGGTGGAAGTGGGGTAGATAGACAGACATGGACCAACAGACGAAGACAGACATGGATGATGCAGGTATAGGAGGCCAATTGGACACCTTCTGTGTTGGTCTGTGAAAAAGAAATGGACGCTAAATAActttaatgacacaaaatgtccagaaGATGGTGTTAGAGGACTGTGTTAAAATGTCTTCTTCGGTGCAGTCATCGTCATGATGTTGAACACAGCAAATGTATTATAAATATCATTTAGTTTTTCTCTAAGATGTATTATTAAAAGTCTCACCCTCTCTTCCTCAAAGTTATTAGATGGTGAAGGTTAATTTTATTTCCTATTGTTTGATTTTACTCTAAGTGCTGGTCCATTCTATCCACTTATTATTCACTTCAATCCAATTTTCCATTCACACCCAAGCAAAACGTATTGTATAATATGCAGTATATACAGTTATACCTATTATAACAATAGCAGCCTattatcgtcaccctgttaaaatagttttgcaggaaacacaaaaaacctcaccaaaagtgtaacatatgacatttattgatcatttcactcaaaaaggatgtaacaaaggatggctattggcatagtaataacactgtgtgtaaatgatgtaacttaagagaaataaatgacttaggcaattttttgaacatgcctttgtgacttaagcaagatatggtaacactttattttgaaggtgtctacataagcctgtcagaaacatgacatgacaagtatcatgagcattaatgttacttcaaagtgtcactaatgttcatgacacatcccatgtcatgtttatgacaagCTCATGTCattcttatgtagacaccttagagtaaagtgttaccaatattagtgtcaacaataaaacactgataaactactaaactgataactaaacaatctcctgttgtgttttgtttaaattaataaaataaaaaaataaaaaacaatccccctctagctcttctttgctgggttcttctCTGAAGCCTATggatgtggcaaattgtcaaaaagtgatgatcttaaaggggtaaaatcacatgatccgatcaactgaggatgtaggcaattttaccataggtggccggcgtcatgaggagatggtttaggcaaaaaaaaacaaaaaaaacaaaacaattttgacaaaaaatgacttaggcgattattttaacagtgtgatgttATGGTACTCTTAAATATAGTACTGTTGGTGTCCTCTGGGGGGCAGTAAATGGCCTAAGAATCTGCAATGCAGCATAAATAAAACGTAGAAGAAGACGCTTCGCTCAATGGAGGGAACTTTGACGGCTCCTTTATTGTAAACGCACGGTTTTCTTAATGTTTTGAGTTAAAATAGCATATTACCGTCGTTTTTCGAGCGTCAAACTATTTCACAAGGCATAACGAAAGGTCTGTGTCAACCCACTGTCACTGTCATAGCGTTTTAACGGTAAACGTCACAGATAACAGACATAATTAAGCTAACGTCAGTTAATAACGTTACACAACGCAAAAACACACCGACAATAACGTAACGTTAGACTTGAATTCAACACAGTTTAAGACATCACAGTCATTTAACGCCATCGTTATAAAATATGGCACTGAATTTAGGACTTTAACAGAATTAGTTTAAATATACATTGTTTGTCTGCAGTGAAAGTTAATGATAGTTAACTAGCTATAGCAAAATGTGCAACCGACCATTACTAACGTTGAACGCTAACTGTTGAATTATAAACGTTGGGCATTTGCTAATACAACTTAACGTTACATCTTATTATACTGTTTGTATGCCGAGATGAAAATGGTTTGATTATTGTTGAACAATTTCTTTAAAGCGCTTAATTCGGTCTGCTAGATAGACGTGTTGTCTTTGCTACTAAATTCACAGCTTTATAAATCGTcagactgttaaaataatcgcctaagtcattttttgtctttttgtctttttttttttgcctaaatcatctcctcatgacgccagccaccAATGGTAAAATCACATACATTCTCAGTttatcagatcatgtgattttacctctttaagataatggcctatgtcaagtgtgagacttaagcggatttaattatgcctaaatcaaaataaaatgtgacttaggcaagaTATGGtagaactttattttgaaggtggctACACAAGactgacatgagtgtgtcatgaacattagtgacactttgaagtaacattaatgctcatgatacttgtcatgtcatgtttctgacaggcttgtgtgactcttactggggatttccaccggacgcgttactgcagcagcacgtctccacagcgtttttgctgcgtcttgtcaattcacaccggacgcgttactgcagcagcacgtcagtttagcgagccggccgtatacacgcgagataacgagatcacgcgataatcctgaccatacgggagaccgcaagctcccgtgataaactttaaactctatttatacagtctatggataaactgtgtgtataaagtaaacaacaacaacaaaaaccaacttactttgcttctccgaggtgaaagatatgttgatctgaccatctatccttataaaaacaatatattatgtcataaatgattgtatgatgttccacttcaacaattagtctcttgtcttccgtgtcgccgatcctctgagaccctttgattgattgattgccgatctggtgccccggtcataacataacgttgatgtgaagtagttttaggctgcatgaactgcgtattgtgttttattttgaaaggggcggaagtgttttacgctgaatctgagtcggacttcctgtctggtgcgatctgctctgtttaaattcacgcgagttggcagcgtctcgcagagaaatagaagtcctacctaatgctcgcgtagagacgatgacgcgacgctgcagtaacgttacgctacgcgcccggtggaaatgctctcattgattagattgttacctatttgcaacgtcatacgcgacgctgacgttacgctgcagtaacgcgcccggtggaaatcaggctttatgtagacaccttcaaaataaagtgttaccatatcttgcttaagtcacaaaggcatgttcaaaaaattgcctaagtcatttatttctcttaagttacaaaATGTACACACAGTGTTTTTACTATGCctatagccatcctttgttacatcctttttgagtgacatgatcaataaatgtcatatgttacacttttggtcaggtttttgtgtttgttgaaaaacttgaaaaaatgagttaggtgattattttaacagtgacgAAATTGAGTTCAGAGCACTGAAAAAGGAATAGCGATAAATTCTAGCTAACGTTACATGACAGTTTATTCTTGCAATACGTTGTTACTCAGAGCAACATGTAACACAATGAGACACACCGTTTATCCAGTTTATAAAGCACTTATGCCTTTCTATTCAATACACGTGCATGCTTGTGAAATGTTTGActgagaatatgatgaaaagaaaCTACTTTGCTTTGTATACTCTGTTGTTTCACTCACTAATTATTGCTGTATTCATCctctttgctttgttttagGAAAGCCATGAGTGGAGAGGAATCCCAGAGAGGCTCATGGAGGGTTGGAAGtggaggatggagaggaggaggaggaggtagtaGTAgtggatggagaggaggaggcagcagTGGCAGTAGTAGTGGATGTAGAGGAAGAGGCAGCAGTAGTAgtggatggagaggaggaggcggcAGTAGTAgtggatggagaggaggaggcagcagTAGTAgtggatggagaggaggaggcagcagcagcagtagtagtggatggagaggaggaggcggcAGTAGTAGTGGATGGAGAGGAGgcggcagcagcagtagtagtggatggagaggaggaggcggcAGTAGTAgtggatggagaggaggaggcggcAGTAGTAGTGGATGGAGAGGAGGGGGTGGATGGAGGAGTAGACcatggagaggagggagaggttCAACAGGAGGATCAGGAAACCATACCTTCAGCAGTCAAATAGGTGAGTATAATTAGCTTTTCTCTATTACATATCCAGCAGTAAACTTTTTagggggaaaatgaattgctgtaTTATTTGCTGGCATCTTCATTAGCAAAGTGCACTTGTTAAAATAGTGTAATGTGtgagaaaaacataattaagCAAAACACAAATGTAGCATTAGCATCCAATGTTGCTACACCATTTTATCTaatgaaatacatgaaaagTTGCAACAACATGTGTCATAATTTACAATCCTAACTGCCTTCTACTGCCTTTTCAGTCCTTTGTCAGACTACTCTGGATATATCGTGCCCGTACAGAGGATGGACACACTACTTCacagaaggtgtgtgtgtgtttatagctCTGTTTCCCGTAATGTTAAAGCATGCTATAGATGCAAAATggttttgatgttgttttttttctgtctttatatgtctttttatatGCAGGGTTCATAGAGAGCTCACCCAGTGTGGAGAAGATCAAAGTGTTTGAGAAGTATTTCACTTCAAAGATTCAACTGTATGACAAGGTCGGTCTATGTATCTCACTGTTTAATGAACTGACTTTTAgtgttatatttgtttcaatGGAGTCAGTGTATCCATGAcatgatctttttttctctttaggcAGGGGGAAAAACCTTTTTCAATCGAAatgtttctactttttttcctgatttataCATGATTTATACATCAGCTAAAAGGCAAattcttgtgtgtttgtgcacaggATGAGATCGAACGTCAAGGCAGTGTTTTGGTGGATTATGCAGACTTGACTGGAAACAAAACCGTTCTTGAAGCGCTTCCCGATCTGATCACAGAGCTGAAGGAGCAGCCAGAGCTGATGCTCAAGTGTTTGGGAGTGGCCATTCACCAGGTACATGTTCACAGTCACtactacacacacatatgttgTCATCTGCAAGTTATAACCTCTTAGAACGTACACATATCATGTATCTGCAAAGTTATTAAATACTCTAAGGTTTGTTTGGGTTACATCACAGGCACCTGCACAAATAGCATTCAGTAACTAAAATACTATTATTTACCATAAATACTGGATATAAATAAAccagtttctttttgtttccctTGTAAACATCATATCCAAAATTGACAAGAGCTGTGATAAGCTTCATAACCAGGATACTCATGTCCATGTAAACACATTCATAGTTACTTTGCATAGATTATTAAGTACTCAAAACCTTTTAATAAATTGATATTAAATGTGAAATTGTACTCTGGAAATTAATTCTTGTCATTCTTGTTATTTTTCACATGTCTGTCAATATTGgcaattctatttttttaggTGTTGACAATAGATTTGCAGAAACAAGCTGCCGAGCTGCAAGGGGAAGAGCTTCCTGTCGCTGCACCAATCATCAACATCCCTCACATCAGCGCAAGGTAGTGCACACAAAGAATCAGCTGTTTGCCCTAATTTAACTGAAATCACAACTGCAAGACatgaattaagattaatttatttaaaatcatcCACAGGCTGTATAACTATGAACCATTGACTGCGTTGCGGACGTTGCGTGCCAGTGTGTTTGGACGACTGGTCTGTGTGAGGGGAACAGTGGTCAGAGTGAGCAGCATCAGACCTCTGTGTACCAGGATGGCCTTCAGGTGCCAGggctactcacacacacagtctctgcCACTGCAGCATGGGAAATACACTACACCCACCAAggtattcacacacacatttttcctACAATATCTTTTCTTTGCTCTAATGTTTTCACATATTAAAGTAataatgtatacatacatacaatttCCCGACAGCATACACATGCAACCATCTTTGACACCATTACTTAGAAATACAGGTTTATTTTGccttttaatgtgtgtgtatgtatgcgtgTTCTTAATCACCTAGTGTATCCAGCCTGACTGCCGCAGTCGTTCCTTCACCCCTGTTCGGAGTTCGCCTCTTACTCACACTGTAGACTGGCAGATCATCAAGTAAGTACATCATGTGCCTGTGTATACTATTGAATGATCAGCTGTTAAAAACTGTGGCAGAACATTGTTGATTAAAATGCTTCATATTAGCTGTTTCTCTGATCAAAAAGAGTGAGTAGGAAAGACATTGATTGCATTACTGGATTCGTTGTTCGATTTGCACAATGTACTTTATCTCCAATGGCACAAAATGTATTACTAATACTACTTCTCGACTGAAAAGtggaatataatatattaacatATTCTAATGCAAAAAAGCTGTGAATCTTCACTCCTGAGTCACCATTTACATACTTCAGTTGTAATTAGTGTATTTGTGCTACTTCAGGGTGCAGGAGTTGATGAGTGGCGAGCAGAGGGAGACTGGGCGAATCCCACGGACTGTGGAGTGTCACCTGACCTCCGACCTCTGTGACAGCTGCGTCCCTGGAGACACGGTCACTGTCACAGGGATAGTTAGAGTCACCAACGATGGTatgaacacacactcattctTACCAGGGTGGGAGATTTAATTTGGAGTAagcttttgtaattttttagtaggtaacatatatatttgtatatatgctGCCACTTTCAGCCTATATTTAAGTGCCATAATTCTCGTAGGGGGAAACGACGAAGAATTTCTCTCCTGTcttagaaaacaaaacactcacaaAACACACTCTTATTTTATGTATGCAGGTACTTCTCGGGGAAATAAGGACCAATGTATGTTCCTCCTCTACCTTGAAGCCACTTCAGTCAGCAATTCTAAAGGTACTGAAGCAAGTGTGTTTAGACTTTGCAAAGCAgttttatgtttgttatttaatGAAGCAATAAGTTGTTATTTCGTCTTTATTTACAGGTCAGCAGTCCAAGTCTGGTCAGGGGTCGCTTGAAGATCGTTCTGGAGGGGAGGAGTTCAGTCTGAAGGAATTATATGCCATCCAGGAGATCCAGTCACAGCCTGACCTGCTGAGACTTATAGTACAGTAAGATATCCATTACTTAcaattagggctgggactcgattaaaaaaattaatctaattaataagaggctttgtaattaattaatctataataatcgcatataaatatttgacctgagaacagtgagatgtaatttttttcacatggatttttagtttACCATCGAATAATGACtaaatacataagcttaagcaaaaatattgtttattttttttcaagtccaacagaccagtgcaatttttgccattaagtgtagcaatagcatatttagaaatatagtacattacATAAACTATAATAccttggttttttaagtaaaacacaatccatgctagctaccacactagctgctagctgctatatgttttgcattgaagtgatacttgaggctcgatgtgctgcggtgatttgtgaattccttgttgcatatcTTGctcacaaccatgctcttatcgacacTTCCAtccgtttgttttttgtaacaaaatttcccatccacggggccaaccaaagcggtctcatcagcttctccgttcatgttcactgtggtttgttgttgtctgaactcatgaacgctagttggtgctccagtatattcggtccgcctgaaactcaaaaataagtgcgattaaaatgcgtacattttttaaagtcccggccctacttaCAATATGACATGTTTTAGGCGGTTATTAAATATCAACTTgtagtttttaaaaattgtgattatttgtgttggaaaaatgtGGGacaattttgattattttaaacatgacagaaaaacaaatcttGCAGGTGTGTAAACacatttgtctgtttatttttacgTTTCAAGTGTGACAATTCAGAGATGAGCCTGCAAGCCCAAAGTATGTCACAAAAGTGTCCTGAAATGGTAATTGTCTCAAGCATTAACCCTTCCGGTGTAGTTAAAGCTAACACACTTGCTTCTGACACTACCTTAGGGTGAAcgtgacatttttttccctgtttgtcTGAAGGATCTtggaaatagaaaataaaaaaagacttttgcTTAGTGTTATGTTCGAGGCATTTCAGCCACGCAGGGATGCTACTGTGTGTGAGTAGACTTTAAGTCCTCTTTAGTGCTGTTAACTCATACAAACACTCTGATCTTCTTTTCTTTCAGGTCTTTGTGTCCTGCCATCTATGGCCACTTAGTGAGTTGAGCAACTGCACTGCACTTCTGACAACATTAAGAACACCAACAGTATTTTCATAGGGATCCCTTATTAAAGGGATACTTGTGATTTGGTTGAATACAGCAATGTCATTCACACCCGGTGTAAACAGGGCATTTTCTGTCATCttaaatttgtcaaaaatgatAAAAGTTTTATATAACATTCTGTGTTCTTGTGTGCCCCAAGCTGGTGAAAGCTGCTCTAGTGTTGGCGTTGTTTGGaggcagacagaaacacacaggcaAGAACAGCGTCCCTGTAAGAGGAGACCCACACATATTGATGGTGGGAGACCCTGGGCTGGGAAAGAGTCAGATGCTGCAGGTAAACACACCAGAAAAAACACGTTGATGGAGCAGTAATATCTGCT
Encoded here:
- the mcm8 gene encoding DNA helicase MCM8; amino-acid sequence: MSGEESQRGSWRVGSGGWRGGGGGSSSGWRGGGSSGSSSGCRGRGSSSSGWRGGGGSSSGWRGGGSSSSGWRGGGSSSSSSGWRGGGGSSSGWRGGGSSSSSGWRGGGGSSSGWRGGGGSSSGWRGGGGWRSRPWRGGRGSTGGSGNHTFSSQIVLCQTTLDISCPYRGWTHYFTEGFIESSPSVEKIKVFEKYFTSKIQLYDKDEIERQGSVLVDYADLTGNKTVLEALPDLITELKEQPELMLKCLGVAIHQVLTIDLQKQAAELQGEELPVAAPIINIPHISARLYNYEPLTALRTLRASVFGRLVCVRGTVVRVSSIRPLCTRMAFRCQGYSHTQSLPLQHGKYTTPTKCIQPDCRSRSFTPVRSSPLTHTVDWQIIKVQELMSGEQRETGRIPRTVECHLTSDLCDSCVPGDTVTVTGIVRVTNDGTSRGNKDQCMFLLYLEATSVSNSKGQQSKSGQGSLEDRSGGEEFSLKELYAIQEIQSQPDLLRLIVQSLCPAIYGHLLVKAALVLALFGGRQKHTGKNSVPVRGDPHILMVGDPGLGKSQMLQAVCNVAPRGIYVCGNSTSTTGLTVSLSRDSGTGDYALEAGALVLADQGMCCIDEFDKLGSQQQALLEAMEQQSVSLAKAGIVSSLPARTSVVAAANPIGGHYNRGKTVSENLKMGSALLSRFDVVFLLLDIPDESHDRHLSEHVMANRAGRGKTSSATVTRANCGLETSILLEHSDLPLSERLQIPAGETVDPIPVCLLRKYISYARQYVHPSLSPEAANTLQDFYLSLRSQSHSADSTPITTRQLESLIRLTESRARLDLRETATKSDAEDVVEIMKHSLADTYSDGLGNLDFERSQLGAGMSQRSAAKRLVNALHLHAQRTNQKQFDLQTLRSVAERMKIKVMDFEGLVSSLNEQGFLLKKGPKLYQLQTV